The sequence ATCAACCGTGCTCTGGCACGCATGGGCGATGTGCGGGTGGAGACGCGGTACAACAACCGCACAATTGAAGGGGTGCTGGTCCTCTCCAACAACAAGTGAGTGAtcgtttttttgctgatttttgtAAACAATTCTTGTTCAGCGCTCAACTGGTATTTGGGCCCACGCGGCTCCAAGTCTCGGTGGAGCGGTACTTCTTTTGGA comes from Caenorhabditis elegans chromosome X and encodes:
- the F19G12.3 gene encoding PAZ domain-containing protein (Confirmed by transcript evidence), which codes for MGDVRVETRYNNRTIEGVLVLSNNNAQLVFGPTRLQVSVERYFFWKYRIRLTRPNWPLVFLRGNSSNQFPIELIELI